Proteins from one Streptomyces genisteinicus genomic window:
- the atpB gene encoding F0F1 ATP synthase subunit A: MADNGCGFPAPGLHSFLFKPIFTVGGFEFNKVMLLALITTLVVVTFFTMAFGKAKVVPGKLQMIGEAGYDFVRRGIVYETLGKREGEKYVPLMVSIFFFVWIMNIWSVIPLAQFPVSSIIAYPAVLALIVYVIWVSLTFKRHGFVGGWKNITGYDPSLGPIKWLVSFIEFFSNLLVRPFTHAVRLFANMFAGHLMLVMFTVASWYLLNSYMIPAAGVSFVMTMAMIVFELFVQAVQAYVFVLLACTYIQGALAEHH, translated from the coding sequence CTGGCCGACAACGGCTGTGGCTTTCCGGCGCCGGGCCTGCACTCCTTCCTCTTCAAGCCGATCTTCACCGTCGGTGGCTTCGAGTTCAACAAGGTGATGCTGCTCGCGCTCATCACCACGCTCGTCGTCGTCACGTTCTTCACGATGGCTTTCGGGAAGGCCAAGGTCGTCCCGGGCAAGCTGCAGATGATCGGTGAGGCGGGCTACGACTTCGTCCGCCGCGGCATCGTCTACGAGACGCTCGGCAAGCGCGAGGGCGAGAAGTACGTCCCGCTGATGGTCTCGATCTTCTTCTTCGTCTGGATCATGAACATCTGGTCCGTGATCCCGCTGGCCCAGTTCCCGGTCTCGTCGATCATCGCCTACCCCGCGGTACTGGCGCTGATCGTCTACGTGATCTGGGTGTCGCTGACCTTCAAGCGCCACGGTTTCGTGGGCGGTTGGAAGAACATCACCGGCTACGACCCGTCGCTCGGCCCGATCAAGTGGCTCGTCTCGTTCATCGAGTTCTTCTCGAACCTGCTCGTGCGCCCCTTCACGCACGCCGTGCGACTCTTCGCCAACATGTTCGCCGGTCACCTGATGCTGGTGATGTTCACCGTCGCCTCCTGGTACCTGCTGAACAGCTACATGATCCCGGCCGCGGGCGTCTCGTTCGTGATGACCATGGCCATGATTGTTTTCGAACTCTTCGTGCAGGCCGTCCAGGCGTACGTCTTCGTCCTCCTGGCCTGCACCTACATCCAGGGCGCTCTCGCCGAGCACCACTGA
- the atpE gene encoding ATP synthase F0 subunit C, with amino-acid sequence MAATETLAQVTGSLGSIGYGLAAIGPGIGVGIVFGNGTQALARQPEAAGLIRANQILGFAFCEALALIGIVMPFVFGQ; translated from the coding sequence ATGGCTGCCACTGAGACCCTTGCCCAGGTCACCGGTTCGCTCGGCTCCATCGGCTACGGCCTCGCCGCGATCGGCCCCGGCATCGGCGTCGGCATCGTCTTCGGCAACGGCACCCAGGCTCTGGCCCGTCAGCCCGAGGCTGCCGGCCTGATCCGTGCCAACCAGATCCTGGGCTTCGCCTTCTGTGAGGCGCTCGCCCTGATCGGCATCGTTATGCCGTTCGTGTTCGGTCAGTAA
- a CDS encoding F0F1 ATP synthase subunit B has product MIANIVQLAAGEEQNPLLPPGPELLVGTIAFAIVFFFFAKKLLPNINRVLEERREAIEGGMEKADAAKIEAESVLEQYKAQLAEARHEAARLRQEATEQGTAIIAEMKAEGQRQREEIIAAGHAQIAADRKAAAAALRQDVGKLATDLAGKLVGESLEDSARQSRTIDRFLDELEAKAEVAR; this is encoded by the coding sequence GTGATCGCCAACATCGTTCAGCTGGCGGCCGGGGAGGAGCAGAACCCGCTTCTGCCCCCGGGCCCCGAGCTGCTCGTCGGCACGATCGCCTTCGCCATCGTCTTCTTCTTCTTCGCGAAGAAGCTCCTCCCGAACATCAACCGTGTTCTCGAGGAGCGTCGCGAGGCCATCGAAGGCGGCATGGAGAAGGCCGACGCGGCCAAGATCGAGGCCGAGAGCGTCCTGGAGCAGTACAAGGCCCAGCTCGCCGAGGCCCGTCACGAGGCCGCACGCCTGCGCCAGGAGGCGACCGAGCAGGGCACCGCGATCATCGCCGAGATGAAGGCGGAAGGCCAGCGGCAGCGTGAGGAGATCATCGCGGCCGGCCACGCCCAGATCGCGGCCGACCGCAAGGCCGCTGCCGCCGCGCTGCGCCAGGACGTGGGCAAGCTCGCCACCGACCTGGCCGGCAAGCTCGTCGGCGAGTCCCTCGAGGACAGCGCCCGCCAGAGCCGCACCATCGACCGCTTCCTCGACGAGCTCGAGGCGAAGGCCGAGGTCGCACGATGA
- a CDS encoding F0F1 ATP synthase subunit delta codes for MNGASREALAAAHESLDALTDSTSADAAKLAGELAAVTALLDREVSLRRVLTDPAQAGEAKAELAGRVFEGQVGGQTVDLLKGMVRARWSQSRDLVDSLEELAATAELTSAQKTGRLDNVEDELFRFGRILATSTELRSALTDRAATAAAKGELLSSLLGGRAEKVTERLIVGLVTHPRGRSLEAGLDSLSKLAAARRDRMVAVVTTAVPLTDAQKQRLGAGLARLYGREMHLNLEVDPEVLGGISVRVGDEVINGTVQERIDEAKRRIAG; via the coding sequence ATGAACGGAGCCAGCCGCGAGGCGCTGGCCGCCGCGCACGAGTCCCTCGACGCGCTGACCGACTCCACGTCGGCCGACGCGGCGAAGCTCGCCGGCGAGCTGGCCGCCGTCACCGCGCTGCTCGACCGTGAGGTGTCGCTGCGTCGGGTCCTCACCGACCCGGCGCAGGCCGGCGAGGCCAAGGCCGAGCTGGCCGGGCGCGTGTTCGAGGGCCAGGTCGGCGGTCAGACCGTCGACCTGCTCAAGGGCATGGTCCGCGCGCGCTGGTCGCAGTCGCGTGACCTGGTCGACTCGCTGGAGGAGCTGGCGGCCACCGCCGAGCTCACCTCGGCGCAGAAGACCGGGCGTCTCGACAACGTCGAGGACGAGCTGTTCCGCTTCGGGCGGATCCTCGCCACCAGCACCGAGCTCCGCTCGGCGCTGACCGACCGGGCCGCCACGGCGGCCGCCAAGGGCGAGCTGCTGAGCTCACTGCTCGGCGGCAGGGCCGAGAAGGTCACCGAGCGTCTGATCGTCGGTCTCGTCACGCACCCGCGGGGACGTAGCCTGGAAGCGGGACTCGACTCCCTCTCCAAGCTCGCCGCGGCGCGCCGGGACCGGATGGTCGCCGTCGTGACCACCGCGGTGCCGCTGACCGACGCGCAGAAGCAGCGTCTCGGCGCGGGTCTGGCGCGGCTGTACGGCCGTGAGATGCACCTGAACCTCGAGGTGGACCCCGAGGTCCTCGGCGGCATCTCGGTGCGCGTCGGCGACGAGGTCATCAACGGCACCGTCCAGGAGCGCATCGACGAGGCCAAGCGCCGGATCGCCGGCTGA
- the atpA gene encoding F0F1 ATP synthase subunit alpha: MAELTIRPEEIRDALENFVQTYQPDAASREEVGTVSLAGDGIAKVEGLPSAMANELLKFEDGTLGLALNLEEREIGAIVLGEFSGIEEGQSVTRTGEVLSVAVGEGYLGRVVDPLGNPIDGLGEIETSGRRALELQAPTVMQRKSVHEPMETGYKAVDAMTPIGRGQRQLIIGDRQTGKTALAVDTIINQRDNWRSGDVNKQVRCIYVAIGQKGSTIASVRGALEEAGALEYTTIVAAPASDPAGFKYLAPYTGSAIGQQWMYEGKHVLIIFDDLSKQADAYRAVSLLLRRPPGREAYPGDVFYLHSRLLERCAKLSDEMGAGSMTGLPIVETKANDVSAFIPTNVISITDGQCFLESDLFNAGQRPALNVGISVSRVGGSAQHKAMKQVSGRLRVDLAQFRELEAFAAFGSDLDAASKASLERGKRMVELLKQAQYQPMSTENQVVSVWAGTTGKMDDVPVQDIRRFERELLDYLHREEDGLMASIREGGKMSDDTLTKVADSIAAFKKQFETHDGKLLGEDAPATVNVSK; encoded by the coding sequence ATGGCGGAGCTCACGATCCGGCCGGAGGAGATCCGGGACGCGCTGGAGAACTTTGTCCAGACGTACCAGCCGGACGCGGCCTCGCGCGAGGAGGTCGGTACGGTCAGCCTTGCCGGCGACGGCATCGCGAAGGTCGAGGGTCTTCCCTCGGCCATGGCAAACGAGCTGCTGAAGTTCGAGGACGGCACCCTCGGTCTCGCCCTCAACCTCGAGGAGCGCGAGATCGGCGCGATCGTCCTCGGTGAGTTCAGCGGCATCGAGGAGGGCCAGTCGGTCACCCGCACCGGCGAGGTCCTGTCGGTGGCCGTCGGCGAGGGCTACCTCGGCCGCGTTGTCGACCCGCTCGGCAACCCGATCGACGGTCTCGGCGAGATCGAGACGTCCGGCCGCCGCGCCCTCGAGCTGCAGGCCCCCACGGTCATGCAGCGCAAGTCGGTGCACGAGCCGATGGAGACCGGCTACAAGGCCGTCGACGCGATGACCCCGATCGGCCGTGGCCAGCGTCAGCTGATCATCGGCGACCGCCAGACGGGCAAGACCGCACTGGCCGTCGACACGATCATCAACCAGCGCGACAACTGGCGCTCGGGCGACGTGAACAAGCAGGTCCGCTGCATCTACGTCGCCATCGGCCAGAAGGGCTCCACCATCGCGTCCGTGCGCGGCGCGCTGGAGGAGGCCGGCGCCCTGGAGTACACGACGATCGTCGCCGCCCCGGCGTCCGACCCGGCCGGCTTCAAGTACCTCGCCCCCTACACCGGCTCGGCCATCGGCCAGCAGTGGATGTACGAGGGCAAGCACGTCCTGATCATCTTCGACGACCTGTCGAAGCAGGCCGACGCCTACCGCGCCGTGTCGCTGCTGCTGCGCCGCCCGCCGGGCCGTGAGGCCTACCCGGGTGACGTCTTCTACCTGCACTCGCGTCTGCTGGAGCGCTGCGCCAAGCTCTCCGACGAGATGGGTGCCGGCTCGATGACCGGTCTGCCGATCGTCGAGACCAAGGCGAACGACGTGTCGGCGTTCATCCCGACCAACGTCATCTCCATCACCGACGGCCAGTGCTTCCTGGAGTCCGACCTGTTCAACGCCGGCCAGCGTCCGGCCCTGAACGTCGGTATCTCGGTCTCCCGCGTCGGTGGCTCCGCCCAGCACAAGGCCATGAAGCAGGTCTCCGGCCGTCTCCGTGTCGACCTCGCCCAGTTCCGTGAGCTGGAGGCGTTCGCCGCCTTCGGTTCCGACCTGGACGCGGCCTCGAAGGCGTCGCTGGAGCGCGGCAAGCGCATGGTCGAGCTGCTGAAGCAGGCCCAGTACCAGCCGATGTCCACCGAGAACCAGGTCGTCTCCGTCTGGGCCGGCACCACCGGCAAGATGGACGACGTCCCGGTCCAGGACATCCGCCGCTTCGAGCGGGAGCTGCTGGACTACCTGCACCGCGAGGAGGACGGCCTCATGGCGTCCATCCGCGAGGGCGGCAAGATGTCGGACGACACGCTGACCAAGGTCGCGGACTCCATCGCGGCGTTCAAGAAGCAGTTCGAGACCCACGACGGCAAGCTGCTCGGCGAGGACGCTCCGGCGACCGTCAACGTCTCGAAGTGA
- a CDS encoding F0F1 ATP synthase subunit gamma, with protein MGAQLRVYKRRIRSVTATKKITKAMEMIAASRIVKAQRKVAASTPYATELTRAVTAVATGSNTKHPLTTEAETPSRAAVLLVTSDRGLAGGYSSNAIKAADRLIERLRGEGKEVDSYIVGRKGVAYYGFRERKVTESWTGFTDSPEYSDAKKVAAPLIEAVQKDTAEGGVDELHIVFTEFVSMMTQNPVDDRMLPLSLEKAEETQGKNELLPLFDFEPSAEDVLDALLPRYVESRIYNALLQAAASEHAARRRAMKSATDNAGELINTLSRLANAARQAEITQEISEIVGGSAALADANAGSDK; from the coding sequence ATGGGAGCGCAGCTCCGGGTCTACAAGCGTCGCATCCGGTCCGTCACCGCGACGAAGAAGATCACCAAGGCGATGGAGATGATCGCCGCCTCGCGCATCGTCAAGGCACAGCGCAAGGTGGCGGCCTCGACGCCGTACGCGACCGAGCTCACCCGCGCGGTCACGGCGGTGGCGACCGGCTCGAACACCAAGCACCCTCTGACCACGGAGGCCGAGACCCCGTCCCGCGCCGCGGTGCTGCTCGTCACGAGCGACCGCGGTCTGGCCGGCGGCTACTCCTCCAACGCCATCAAGGCGGCGGACCGTCTCATCGAGCGGCTGCGCGGCGAGGGCAAGGAGGTCGACTCCTACATCGTCGGCCGCAAGGGCGTCGCGTACTACGGCTTCCGTGAGCGCAAGGTCACGGAGTCGTGGACCGGGTTCACGGACAGCCCGGAATACTCGGATGCCAAGAAGGTGGCCGCACCGCTCATCGAGGCCGTCCAGAAGGACACCGCGGAGGGTGGCGTCGACGAGCTGCACATCGTCTTCACGGAATTCGTGTCGATGATGACGCAGAACCCCGTCGACGACCGGATGCTGCCGCTCAGCCTCGAGAAGGCGGAGGAGACGCAGGGGAAGAATGAGCTTCTTCCGCTGTTCGACTTCGAGCCGTCGGCGGAGGACGTCCTCGACGCCCTTCTGCCGCGCTACGTCGAGAGCCGTATCTACAACGCACTGCTGCAGGCCGCGGCTTCCGAGCACGCGGCCCGCCGCCGGGCGATGAAGTCGGCGACCGACAACGCGGGCGAGCTGATCAACACGCTCTCCCGACTTGCCAACGCGGCCCGCCAGGCCGAAATCACCCAGGAAATCAGCGAGATCGTCGGTGGCTCCGCAGCCCTGGCCGACGCGAACGCGGGGAGTGACAAGTAA
- the atpD gene encoding F0F1 ATP synthase subunit beta, with the protein MTTSVETAAATGRVARVIGPVVDVEFPVDAMPDIYNALHVEVADPAEEGAKKTLTLEVAQHLGDGIVRTISMQPTDGLVRQATVTDTGVGISVPVGDFTKGKVFNTLGEVLNQPEENANVGERWPIHRKAPAFDQLESKTEMFETGLKVVDLLTPYVKGGKIGLFGGAGVGKTVLIQEMIMRVANLHEGVSVFAGVGERTREGNDLIAEMEESGVLDKTALVFGQMDEPPGTRLRVALAGLTMAEYFRDVQKQDVLFFIDNIFRFTQAGSEVSTLLGRMPSAVGYQPNLADEMGLLQERITSTRGHSITSMQAIYVPADDLTDPAPATTFAHLDATTVLSRPISEKGIYPAVDPLDSTSRILDPRYIAQDHYDTAMRVKGILQKYKDLQDIIAILGIDELGEEDKLVVHRARRVERFLSQNTHAAKQFTGVDGSDVPLDESISAFNAICDGEYDHFPEQAFFMCGGIEDLKSNAKELGVS; encoded by the coding sequence ATGACGACCTCTGTTGAGACGGCTGCTGCCACGGGCCGCGTCGCCCGGGTCATCGGCCCGGTCGTCGACGTGGAGTTCCCCGTCGACGCGATGCCCGACATCTACAACGCCCTTCACGTCGAGGTCGCCGACCCCGCCGAGGAAGGCGCCAAGAAGACGCTGACCCTCGAGGTGGCGCAGCACCTCGGTGACGGCATCGTCCGCACCATCTCGATGCAGCCCACCGACGGCCTGGTCCGCCAGGCCACGGTGACCGACACGGGCGTGGGCATCAGCGTCCCGGTCGGCGACTTCACCAAGGGCAAGGTGTTCAACACCCTCGGTGAGGTGCTGAACCAGCCCGAGGAGAACGCCAACGTCGGTGAGCGCTGGCCGATCCACCGCAAGGCCCCGGCCTTCGACCAGCTCGAGTCCAAGACCGAGATGTTCGAGACCGGCCTGAAGGTCGTCGACCTTCTCACCCCGTACGTCAAGGGTGGAAAGATCGGTCTGTTCGGTGGCGCCGGTGTCGGCAAGACCGTGCTGATCCAGGAAATGATCATGCGTGTCGCCAACCTCCACGAGGGCGTCTCCGTCTTCGCGGGTGTCGGTGAGCGTACGCGTGAGGGCAACGACCTGATCGCGGAGATGGAGGAGTCCGGCGTTCTCGACAAGACCGCGCTGGTCTTCGGCCAGATGGACGAGCCCCCGGGCACCCGTCTGCGCGTCGCCCTGGCCGGTCTGACCATGGCGGAGTACTTCCGCGATGTGCAGAAGCAGGACGTGCTCTTCTTCATCGACAACATCTTCCGGTTCACCCAGGCCGGTTCCGAGGTGTCCACCCTGCTCGGCCGTATGCCGTCCGCGGTGGGTTACCAGCCGAACCTCGCCGACGAGATGGGTCTGCTCCAGGAGCGCATCACCTCGACGCGTGGTCACTCGATCACCTCGATGCAGGCGATCTACGTCCCCGCGGACGACCTGACCGACCCGGCGCCGGCCACCACGTTCGCCCACCTCGACGCGACGACGGTGCTCTCCCGTCCGATCTCGGAGAAGGGCATCTACCCCGCGGTGGACCCGCTGGACTCCACGTCCCGCATCCTGGACCCGCGCTACATCGCGCAGGACCACTACGACACCGCGATGCGCGTCAAGGGGATCCTCCAGAAGTACAAGGACCTCCAGGACATCATCGCGATCCTCGGTATCGACGAGCTGGGCGAGGAGGACAAGCTCGTCGTCCACCGTGCCCGTCGTGTCGAGCGCTTCCTGTCCCAGAACACCCACGCGGCGAAGCAGTTCACCGGCGTGGACGGTTCGGACGTGCCGCTCGACGAGTCGATCTCCGCGTTCAACGCGATCTGCGACGGTGAGTACGACCACTTCCCCGAGCAGGCGTTCTTCATGTGCGGTGGCATCGAGGACCTCAAGAGCAACGCCAAGGAACTCGGCGTCTCCTGA
- a CDS encoding F0F1 ATP synthase subunit epsilon has translation MAAELHVELVAADRNVWSGEATLVVARTASGDIGVMPGHQPLLGVLESGPVTIRTTEGSTVVAAVHGGFISFADNKLSLLAEIAELADEIDVKRAERALERAKSDTDAAAERRADVRLRAVAAG, from the coding sequence TTGGCTGCTGAGCTGCACGTCGAGCTGGTCGCCGCGGACCGCAATGTCTGGTCCGGCGAGGCCACCCTGGTGGTCGCGCGCACCGCGTCCGGCGACATCGGCGTCATGCCCGGTCACCAGCCGCTGCTGGGTGTGCTGGAATCGGGCCCGGTGACCATCCGTACGACTGAGGGTTCGACCGTCGTCGCCGCCGTTCACGGTGGCTTCATCTCCTTCGCCGACAACAAGCTGTCGCTGCTGGCGGAGATCGCCGAGCTGGCGGACGAGATCGACGTCAAGCGCGCCGAGCGCGCGCTGGAGCGTGCGAAGTCCGACACCGACGCGGCCGCCGAGCGCCGCGCCGACGTCAGGCTGCGTGCGGTGGCGGCCGGCTAG
- a CDS encoding DUF2550 domain-containing protein, whose protein sequence is MFLALLVSGLVVLLVVVALLVFGLRRRLIQRSGGTFDCSLRWNVPEKGDPSSKGWVYGVARYNGDRIEWFRVFSYAPRPRRTLERSSIEVLARRIPDSEEELALLSDSVVLGALHRGTRLELAMSEDALTGFLAWLEAAPPGQRVNVA, encoded by the coding sequence ATGTTCCTCGCTCTTCTTGTGAGCGGCCTGGTCGTCCTACTGGTGGTGGTCGCGCTCTTGGTGTTCGGTCTGCGCAGGCGGCTGATCCAGCGCTCCGGCGGCACCTTCGACTGCAGTCTGCGCTGGAACGTCCCCGAGAAGGGCGACCCGTCGAGCAAGGGCTGGGTCTACGGCGTGGCCCGCTACAACGGCGACCGCATCGAGTGGTTCCGCGTCTTCTCCTACGCGCCCCGCCCCCGCCGGACCCTGGAGCGTTCCTCGATCGAGGTGCTGGCGCGCCGGATCCCGGACAGCGAGGAGGAGCTGGCCCTGCTGTCCGACTCCGTGGTCCTCGGCGCCCTGCACCGCGGCACCCGCCTGGAGCTCGCGATGAGCGAGGACGCGCTGACCGGCTTCCTCGCCTGGCTGGAGGCGGCCCCGCCGGGCCAGCGGGTCAATGTGGCGTGA